A window from Salvia miltiorrhiza cultivar Shanhuang (shh) chromosome 2, IMPLAD_Smil_shh, whole genome shotgun sequence encodes these proteins:
- the LOC131009706 gene encoding uncharacterized protein LOC131009706, with the protein MLEMKVGQIAESLSNQNQKGQFPSNSVVNPKEHCKAITVRSGMIFEESKISPEVKNNDESISSKMQGDKEEKKDVYKVHINIPLIEALQQMPKYAKFLKEVISTKKKWEEFETINLTEECCAVLQKKLPLKIKDPVSFTIPCDIGTIKPTTIVLQMADRSISYPKGIVEDVLVRVEKFIFPVDFVVLDMVEDKDVPLILRRPFLATGRSLIDVAKGELTLRVNDESVTFLIHKAPKHKNEDEGMRVDERKLMQVIEPCINMKENLKEEKKEEKAQGLELKLLPTHLKYAFLGEDELHPMGQARVLQLNELDEYRAFENLSFYKEKTKNTHDEMMQNREFAPDDEERIKTFLPLKPNVEVFVGTIPVP; encoded by the exons atgcttgagatgaaaGTGGGGCAAATTGCCGAATCCTTAAGCAACCAAAATCAAAAAGGGCAATTTCCGAGTAACTCCGTTGTGAATCCAAAGGAACATTGCAAGGCTATCACTGTAAGAAGTGGGATGATATTTGAAGAGTCCAAGATATCCCCGGAAGTCAAGAACAATGATGAGAGCATTTCTTCAAAAATGCAAGGCGACAAGGAGGAGAAGAAAGATGTGTACAAG GTTCACATCAATATCCCACTTATTGAAGCATTgcaacaaatgcccaagtatgcaaaatttctcaaggagGTCATATCCACGAAGAAGAAATGGGAAGAATTTGAGACGATCAACCTCACCGAAGAATGTTGTGCCgttcttcaaaagaagctacCCCTCAAGATCAAGGATCCTGTGAGCTTTACTATTCCATGTGATATTG GAACCATCAAGCCAACCACGATTGTTTTGCAAATGGCAGACCGTTCCATTTCATATCCAAAAGGGATAGTGGAGGATGTCTTGGTGAGGGTtgaaaaattcatttttccggtgGATTTTGTGGTCTTAGATATGGTTGAAGACAAGGATGTACCTTTGATCCTTAGACGTCCATTCTTGGCGACGGGGAGGTccctaattgatgttgcaaagggTGAACTTACATTAAGAGTCAATGATGAAAGCGTCACTTTCTTAATCCACAAAGCTCCCAAGCACAAAAATGAAGATGAAGGCATGAGAGTGGATGAACGCAAATTGATGCAAGTGATTGAACCTTGcatcaacatgaaagaaaatttgaaagaagaaaagaaagaggagaAAGCCCAAGGCTTGGAGTTGAAGCTTCTCCCCACACACTTGAAGTATGCATTCCTTGGTGAGGATGAATTACATCCAATGGGACAAGCGCGTGTGCTCCAACTCAATGAATTGGATGAGTATCGTGCATTTGAGAATCTGAGCTTCTACAAAGAGAAAACGAAGAATACCCATGATGAGATGATGCAAAACCGGGAGTTTGCACCCGATGATGAA GAAAGAATCAAGACGTTTTTGCCCTTGAAACCAAACGTTGAAGTGTTCGTTGGCACCATCCCCGTGCCATGA